One part of the Coffea eugenioides isolate CCC68of chromosome 10, Ceug_1.0, whole genome shotgun sequence genome encodes these proteins:
- the LOC113750358 gene encoding uncharacterized protein LOC113750358, with product MDTGEGGEQDAQADSANHPELYRAAMKGRWKKAKVIFDQDPDAVKRKISNLGMTALHVAASCGRSEFVEQLVKILSREQLEAIDQLGRTALHHVALAADVDAAKAVVAKNPNLPYLGDVNRLTPLFYAAKWRHPSQSKKMVEYLCQVITEDENVPVLLEGRVCNAFTDDSAPDLIVAITATGSYDTALRILERYPELAYKENHNKMSILHVLAMQPKAFASGNKISAWISWIYKLVQVDKEETKHKDSTSGVAIQVDKEETEHKDSTSGVANSKNRDSAALFFKFMSKFNKGIWKMFKTMQRNLDAVRLVKFVCKELQKQEMEFVQNYFIPKDRTAILHLAVEHGVYELVQECLKHFPDLIWYAETATGGVSSRDATGVQYTYTATGRLLLHDDQYTDTSTGHFTLDDGQYANIPTGRLLLHVAIEHRRVEIFNYLINLIGKNTKAYADLQLEGKNNSLHLAAKLAPTPQLQSVPGPAFQMQRELQWFKAVEALVYFELRTEKNSGGKTPRELFFDEHKDLLTNAKEWMKDMSNSCMVVATLVATVAFAAMITVPGGNNGNTGVPILARKKLFLAFSISNAFSMIFSAISLLMFLSMQTSRYTEDDFLDLLPKVLLRGLISLGVAVATMMISFGTAIGLSLQTRLNWAYIPITVVACFPVIIFTWLQLPLLLQALLFKSGPGIFQGQRDRKSWRLRKIGHRLLLANDRV from the exons ATGGATACGGGGGAAGGGGGTGAGCAAGATGCTCAAGCTGATTCAGCCAATCACCCAGAACTATACAGAGCTGCAATGAAAGGGAGATGGAAAAAGGCTAAAGTCATCTTTGATCAAGATCCAGATGcagtgaaaagaaaaatctccaaCCTTGGCATGACAGCCCTTCATGTGGCGGCTAGCTGCGGCCGGTCAGAGTTTGTGGAGCAGTTAGTGAAGATTCTATCTCGGGAGCAGCTTGAGGCCATAGATCAACTTGGCCGAACTGCTCTCCATCACGTGGCCTTAGCTGCAGATGTGGACGCTGCCAAAGCAGTGGTGGCTAAGAACCCAAATTTGCCTTACCTTGGGGATGTGAATAGACTTACCCCCCTCTTCTATGCTGCTAAATGGCGACATCCATCACAAAGCAAGAAAATGGTGGAGTATCTCTGCCAAGTAATTACTGAGGACGAAAATGTGCCTGTTCTTCTTGAGGGCAGAGTTTGCAATGCCTTCACGGATGATTCAGCTCCCGACTTAATTGTGGCAATCACTGCTACGGGATCATATG ATACTGCTTTGCGTATCCTTGAGAGATATCCTGAGTTGGCTTATAAAGAAAACCACAACAAAATGTCCATACTTCATGTACTCGCAATGCAGCCTAAAGCATTTGCAAGTGGAAATAAAATTTCTGCATGGATATCCTGGATTTATAAAT TGGTACAAGTTGATAAGGAGGAAACTAAGCACAAAGATTCAACAAGTGGGGTTGCTATACAAGTTGATAAGGAGGAAACTGAGCACAAAGATTCAACAAGTGGTGTTGCTAACAGCAAGAATCGAGACTCAGCAGCTTTATTCTTCAAATTTATGAGCAAGTTCAATAAAG GAATATGGAAGATGTTCAAAACAATGCAAAGAAACTTGGATGCAGTTAGACTTGTAAAGTTTGTCTGTAAAGAGTTGCAAAAACAAGAAATGGAATTTGTTCAGAATTACTTCATCCCCAAGGATAGAACTGCAATCTTGCACTTAGCCGTGGAGCATGGAGTATATGAACTTGTACAAGAATGTTTAAAACATTTTCCTGATCTAATTTGGTATGCAGAAACAGCCACGGGAGGTGTGTCGTCGCGTGATGCCACAGGTGTTCAATACACATACACGGCCACTGGCCGTTTGCTGTTGCATGATGATCAATATACAGACACATCCACCGGACATTTCACGTTGGATGACGGTCAATATGCGAACATACCTACCGGACGTTTGTTGTTGCATGTAGCTATTGAGCATCGCCGAGTGGAGATATTTAATTACTTGATTAATTTGATTGGAAAAAATACAAAGGCGTATGCCGACTTACAACTTGAGGGGAAAAATAATTCCCTTCATCTGGCAGCAAAATTGGCTCCTACACCTCAACTCCAATCCGTCCCAGGTCCTGCATTTCAGATGCAGCGAGAATTACAATGGTTCAAG GCCGTGGAAGCATTAGTCTATTTTGAGTTAAGGACAGAAAAGAACTCGGGTGGAAAAACACCTCGAGAATTATTCTTTGATGAGCATAAAGATTTGCTAACTAATGCAAAGGAATGGATGAAGGATATGTCAAATTCGTGCATGGTCGTAGCTACTCTGGTTGCAACAGTTGCATTTGCTGCTATGATAACTGTACCCGGTGGCAACAATGGCAACACGGGCGTCCCGATTCTGGCCAGGAAAAAACTTTTCCTGGCATTTTCCATATCAAACGCGTTTTCCATGATATTCTCCGCCATTTCTCTGCTCATGTTCCTCTCGATGCAAACATCGAGATATACAGAAGACGATTTTCTGGACTTACTGCCCAAGGTTTTGCTGAGAGGTCTAATTTCCTTGGGTGTCGCTGTAGCCACAATGATGATATCTTTTGGTACAGCAATAGGATTGTCACTTCAGACAAGGCTTAACTGGGCTTACATTCCCATCACTGTCGTTGCTTGTTTCCCTGTTATCATTTTCACCTGGTTGCAGCTTCCTTTGCTTTTGCAAGCGCTCCTATTCAAATCTGGACCTGGCATTTTTCAGGGACAAAGGGATCGCAAGTCTTGGCGTCTCAGGAAAATTGGCCACCGTCTATTGTTGGCAAATGACAGGGTTTGA
- the LOC113750359 gene encoding uncharacterized protein LOC113750359, whose translation MAEGTRMKGFEEQLKKQDSRIQSILEANAAARLALEEKLATNHSDMKAHLEVNSAEMKNFMVSMNAQYTAFVRSLQSDRGILGISPDNTKRQPVQRPQRNLELGLSSQGERNFLPVGTPKVEFPKFDGSNPREWVRRCEKFFRLCRIPDSQHMDLVELHLDGKASIWYQGFKMDKGELRWDRFSQEFCSRFGNLGEDDVIEEFNKLHQTSTVITYQERFEELRAAVMLKVPCLTESYYISSFLSGLKEEIKSVVKIHKPATLQSAFEKARWQEHYLQVMAKQPRMATKPTPVTETIQKKPAHQMFDSSNNKTTPQGSRRITPTEFQYRKDHNLCYKCEEKFSPGHVCRNKGIHLLLADEGEAQVEEVADEEDEVIEYQGNKYGRDITLSLHSVSGQLSSSTIKMLGYYGDQEVSILLDGGSTNCFIKPTIAQLYPEAVKNHKPFKVRIADGKELVCEQWIPGMKWMMQDHHFTHNVYVLDLEPYDLILGVDWMKCYSPMTFDFQKLSLSFEKEGEMVLLQGGSHSAKVLMKQGVSAQKYCRNKIRTALQHSCMIRVQNSQVTTVPKTLTQLLAQYDDIFTAPTTLPPNRSLNHQIPLKPDTKPFKISPYRYPHRQKTEIERQVKEMLATGIIQTSHSPFASPALLVKKKDGIWRLCIDYRQLNSLTIKYKFPIPIIDDLLDELHGAKIFSKIDLRSGYHQIRMHPSDIQKNSFQNPLWPL comes from the coding sequence ATGGCGGAGGGCACCAGAATGAAAGGCTTCGAGGAACAACTGAAGAAGCAGGATTCACGGATCCAGAGCATCCTTGAAGCCAATGCAGCTGCAAGACTAGCACTGGAAGAAAAATTGGCAACAAATCACTCTGATATGAAGGCACACTTGGAAGTGAACTCAGCTGAGAtgaaaaatttcatggtttCCATGAATGCTCAATACACCGCTTTTGTGAGAAGCTTGCAAAGCGACCGAGGGATCTTAGGAATTTCACCAGACAATACGAAGAGGCAACCTGTCCAAAGGCCTCAGAGAAACTTGGAGTTGGGGCTATCCAGTCAAGGAGAGAGGAATTTCCTACCTGTAGGGACTCCTAAGGTGGAATTTCCCAAATTTGATGGCTCTAACCCCAGAGAATGGGTTAGGAGATGTGAGAAGTTTTTCCGTTTATGTCGCATTCCAGATTCGCAGCATATGGATTTAGTGGAATTGCATCTGGATGGGAAAGCTAGTATCTGGTATCAAGGTTTCAAGATGGACAAGGGGGAGTTACGATGGGACAGATTCAGCCAAGAGTTTTGTAGTAGATTTGGGAATTTAGGGGAGGATGATGTTATAGAGGAGTTTAACAAGCTTCATCAAACTTCCACAGTAATCACCTACCAAGAAAGGTTTGAAGAGCTACGAGCTGCCGTGATGCTCAAGGTCCCTTGTCTTACTGAATCATATTACATCTCCAGTTTCCTAAGTGGACTAAAGGAGGAGATTAAGTCTGTGGTCAAGATCCACAAACCTGCAACCTTGCAATCAGCATTTGAGAAGGCGAGATGGCAGGAGCATTATTTACAGGTTATGGCTAAGCAACCTAGGATGGCTACAAAACCAACTCCAGTTACGGAGACAATACAGAAGAAGCCTGCACATCAGATGTTTGATAGCAGCAACAACAAAACTACTCCCCAAGGCTCTAGGAGGATTACCCCCACTGAGTTCCAGTACAGGAAGGATCACAATTTATGTTACAAATGTGAAGAGAAGTTCTCCCCTGGGCATGTCTGCAGGAATAAGGGAATTCATTTGCTGCTAGCAGATGAGGGCGAGGCTCAAGTAGAGGAAGTAGCAGATGAAGAGGATGAGGTCATTGAGTATCAAGGCAACAAGTATGGTAGGGATATTACACTATCCCTCCACTCAGTTTCTGGCCAATTGTCTTCCAGTACCATTAAGATGTTGGGATATTATGGTGATCAAGAGGTGTCAATCCTGCTGGATGGAGGTAGCACCAACTGCTTCATAAAGCCAACTATTGCTCAACTCTACCCTGAAGCTGTTAAGAATCATAAACCTTTTAAAGTCAGAATTGCTGATGGGAAAGAATTAGTTTGTGAGCAATGGATTCCTGGTATGAAGTGGATGATGCAAGACCATCATTTTACTCACAATGTGTATGTACTAGACTTGGAACCATACGACCTGATTTTGGGGGTTGACTGGATGAAGTGTTATAGCCCCATGACTTTTGACTTTCAAAAGTTGTCATTATCATTTGAGAAGGAGGGTGAAATGGTGTTACTACAAGGGGGTTCCCACTCTGCCAAGGTGTTGATGAAGCAAGGAGTATCAGCCCAGAAGTATTgcagaaacaaaatcagaacAGCCTTGCAACACTCTTGCATGATACGAGTACAAAACTCACAGGTAACTACTGTGCCCAAAACACTCACTCAATTACTTGCTCAATATGATGACATATTTACTGCACCTACAACTTTACCCCCCAACCGTAGCCTCAATCATCAAATACCTTTGAAACCTGATACTAAACCTTTCAAGATTAGCCCCTATAGGTATCCCCACAGGCAAAAAACAGAAATAGAAAGGCAAGTCAAGGAAATGTTGGCCACTGGTATCATCCAAACTAGCCATAGTCCTTTTGCATCCCCAGCCTTACTAGTTAAAAAGAAGGATGGCATTTGGAGGTTATGCATTGACTATAGACAACTTAACAGCCTCACTATCAAATACAAGTTCCCCATCCCAATCATTGATGACCTCCTTGATGAACTGCATggtgccaaaattttttcaaaaattgatttgaggTCAGGGTACCATCAGATAAGAATGCACCCATCTGATATCCAAAAAAACAGCTTTCAGAACCCACTCTGGCCTCTATGA